From the Sphingomonas suaedae genome, one window contains:
- a CDS encoding SH3 domain-containing protein, which translates to MSAPSRRNRFALTGRSVAIDPLTQAARRDLADIRLADRVFAPHYAAPVLHVAAAKTPLRAGRETDADILATLSPGDPFEVLEISGGFAWGSAPGVGRVGYILASDLGVAA; encoded by the coding sequence TTGAGCGCTCCGTCTCGGCGTAACCGATTCGCGCTGACCGGTCGGTCGGTCGCGATCGATCCACTGACCCAGGCCGCCCGTCGCGATCTGGCAGACATCAGGCTCGCCGATCGTGTCTTCGCGCCGCATTATGCCGCCCCCGTTCTTCACGTCGCCGCCGCGAAAACGCCGCTGCGTGCGGGCCGCGAGACGGATGCCGATATATTGGCAACGCTAAGCCCCGGCGATCCCTTTGAAGTGCTGGAAATTTCCGGCGGATTTGCGTGGGGCAGCGCGCCGGGCGTTGGCCGGGTGGGCTATATTCTCGCTTCGGATCTGGGGGTTGCGGCATGA
- the glk gene encoding glucokinase encodes MEVVAVDIGGTHARFAIAEVENGRVVSLGDPVTQKTADHASFQLAWQASAREFGRDMPRAAAIAIASPINDELIKLTNNPWIIRPPLIHERLDVDSYSLINDFGAIGHAVAQLPDSDFVHLCGPVTALPENGSITICGPGTGLGVAQVFRPPNGGYHVIATEGGHMDFAPLDGIEDAFVRRLRSTYTRVSAERIVSGPGIVPIYETLAQIEGKAVHSLSDKEIWTLALEGKDSLAVAALDRFCLSLGAVAGDLALAHGPTGVVIAGGLGFRLKDHLLGSGFAQRFVAKGRFQGLMSSIPVKLITHPQPGLYGAAAAYAQEHTQ; translated from the coding sequence TTGGAAGTCGTAGCGGTCGATATCGGCGGGACCCATGCCCGCTTCGCCATTGCCGAGGTCGAGAATGGCCGCGTCGTCTCGCTCGGCGATCCGGTCACGCAAAAGACCGCCGATCACGCCAGCTTCCAGCTCGCCTGGCAGGCATCGGCGCGCGAATTCGGTCGCGATATGCCGCGCGCCGCCGCGATCGCCATCGCCTCGCCGATCAATGACGAGCTGATCAAGCTCACCAACAATCCGTGGATCATCCGCCCGCCGCTGATCCACGAACGGCTCGACGTCGACAGCTACAGCCTGATCAACGATTTCGGCGCGATTGGTCATGCCGTCGCCCAGCTCCCCGACAGCGATTTCGTCCATCTGTGCGGCCCGGTGACAGCGTTGCCGGAAAACGGATCGATCACCATCTGCGGCCCCGGCACCGGGCTTGGCGTTGCGCAGGTCTTCCGTCCCCCCAATGGCGGCTATCACGTCATCGCGACCGAAGGCGGGCATATGGACTTCGCCCCGCTCGACGGGATCGAGGACGCGTTCGTGCGCCGCCTCCGCTCGACCTACACCCGCGTCTCGGCGGAGCGGATCGTGTCCGGCCCCGGCATCGTCCCAATCTACGAAACGCTCGCGCAGATCGAGGGCAAGGCGGTGCACAGCCTGTCCGACAAGGAAATCTGGACGCTGGCGCTGGAGGGCAAGGACAGCCTCGCCGTCGCCGCGCTCGACCGCTTCTGCCTCAGCCTCGGCGCGGTCGCGGGCGACCTCGCGCTTGCACACGGCCCGACCGGCGTCGTCATCGCCGGTGGCCTTGGCTTCCGGCTCAAGGATCACCTGCTCGGCTCTGGATTTGCACAGCGTTTCGTCGCAAAGGGGCGCTTCCAGGGATTGATGTCCTCGATCCCCGTCAAGCTGATCACCCACCCCCAGCCCGGCCTTTACGGCGCGGCGGCGGCCTATGCGCAGGAGCATACGCAATGA
- a CDS encoding MarR family transcriptional regulator, whose product MNAMTDHSLDHWKSTLIDYVRSGEPDLTNRQMALMLLVYLDSGPHTVRGLARALNVSKPVVTRALNRLGALGYLRRQRDETDKRNIFVARTPEGAEFLAEFGQFVSGEGGVGATLERSVSA is encoded by the coding sequence ATGAATGCGATGACGGACCATTCGCTCGATCACTGGAAGTCGACATTGATCGATTATGTACGGTCGGGCGAGCCGGATCTGACCAATCGTCAGATGGCGCTGATGCTGCTCGTCTATCTGGACTCCGGCCCACATACGGTGCGCGGACTGGCGCGTGCGCTGAACGTGTCGAAGCCCGTAGTTACACGCGCCTTGAACAGATTGGGCGCGCTCGGCTATCTGCGCCGCCAGCGTGACGAGACCGACAAGCGGAATATCTTCGTCGCGCGCACACCTGAAGGGGCGGAGTTTCTTGCAGAATTCGGACAATTCGTCAGCGGCGAAGGCGGCGTCGGCGCAACCCTTGAGCGCTCCGTCTCGGCGTAA
- the mltG gene encoding endolytic transglycosylase MltG: protein MRKVGCFGFLVVLALIGAAFWAANLWGGPGPGQRNVTLMVAQGATLTTAARELEKQGAIRDADLFLWMARVFGDDTPIQAGEYRVPAKISQSDILKMLQGGRTLQRFVMIPEGMPAILVHERLMAAEQLEGEIAIPVEGTVLPDSYAYHRGDTRQAVLDRMQAAMDKYLAEAWEKRKPDIAVSTPQEALILASIVEKETGKAEERRMVAGVYSNRLKRGMPLQADPTVIYPVTKGKPLGRRILRSELQDKNGYNTYASAGLPVGPIANPGRASIDAVLNPEQTSALYFVADGTGGHIFADTLEQHNANVQKWYALRRARGEM, encoded by the coding sequence ATGCGCAAGGTCGGTTGTTTCGGCTTTCTGGTCGTCCTTGCGCTCATCGGCGCCGCCTTTTGGGCTGCCAACCTGTGGGGTGGGCCGGGGCCGGGGCAGCGCAACGTCACGCTGATGGTCGCGCAGGGGGCGACCCTGACCACCGCCGCGCGCGAGCTGGAGAAGCAGGGCGCTATCCGCGACGCCGACCTGTTCCTGTGGATGGCGCGCGTGTTCGGCGACGACACACCGATCCAGGCGGGCGAATATCGCGTGCCGGCGAAGATCAGCCAGTCCGACATCCTCAAGATGCTGCAGGGGGGGCGAACGCTCCAGCGCTTCGTGATGATCCCGGAGGGGATGCCCGCGATTCTGGTCCATGAGCGGCTGATGGCGGCCGAGCAGTTGGAAGGCGAAATCGCAATACCGGTCGAGGGCACGGTGCTGCCCGACAGCTACGCCTATCATCGCGGAGATACGCGGCAGGCGGTGCTGGATCGAATGCAGGCGGCGATGGACAAATACCTCGCGGAAGCATGGGAGAAGCGCAAGCCCGACATCGCGGTCAGCACCCCGCAGGAAGCGCTGATCCTCGCCTCGATCGTCGAGAAGGAGACGGGGAAGGCCGAGGAGCGGCGGATGGTCGCCGGGGTCTATTCCAACCGGTTGAAGCGCGGGATGCCGCTGCAGGCGGACCCTACGGTCATCTACCCTGTGACCAAGGGCAAGCCGCTTGGGCGGCGTATCCTGCGCTCCGAGCTGCAGGACAAGAACGGGTATAATACCTATGCCAGCGCCGGACTCCCGGTCGGGCCGATCGCAAATCCGGGTCGCGCCAGCATCGACGCGGTGCTGAACCCGGAGCAGACCAGCGCGCTTTACTTCGTCGCGGACGGCACGGGCGGGCATATCTTCGCCGACACGCTGGAGCAGCACAACGCGAACGTGCAGAAATGGTATGCGCTGCGGCGGGCGCGGGGTGAGATGTGA
- a CDS encoding MFS transporter: MSNAVSPQATLAKISRRLMPLLCTMYLLAYIDRQNVSYAKLQMVDALGLSEAAYGLGASLFFLGYFLFEAPANMILARVGARVWFTRIMLTWGLITIALGYTQSPTMFYVLRFLLGVAEAGFFPGVLYLLTLWYPQAHRARMVGLFMIASAFANAVGSLIGGALLELDGLAGLAGWQWVFIATGLPPVLLAPVVLWKLPSTPAAANWLSAAEKQWLSTTLTAEAPAGDPGSAWRALTDPRVLLLSILYFAMPLGAYGLSYWLPTIVKEFGASNIQNGLINVIPWILVAVALWAVPRHAARWGASRWHIAAPMLVAAAGFLASVALPGGPLKFACLCIAAAAIFSAQPVFWSVPQGLLRGAHAAAGLAVINSVGNLGGFAAQNAVPMVRDYTGSTLAPMAMLAGVLTVGALAFLIVLPRLGVGRRTG, encoded by the coding sequence ATGAGCAACGCGGTTTCGCCGCAGGCGACGCTTGCGAAGATCAGCCGTCGGTTGATGCCGTTGCTCTGCACCATGTACCTCCTCGCCTATATCGACCGCCAGAACGTCTCCTATGCCAAGCTTCAGATGGTCGACGCACTCGGCCTGTCCGAAGCGGCCTATGGCCTTGGCGCCAGCCTGTTCTTCCTCGGCTATTTCCTGTTCGAGGCGCCGGCCAACATGATCCTCGCCCGCGTTGGCGCGCGGGTGTGGTTCACCCGGATCATGCTCACCTGGGGCCTGATCACCATCGCACTCGGCTATACGCAAAGCCCGACGATGTTCTACGTGCTGCGCTTCCTGCTCGGCGTTGCGGAGGCAGGGTTCTTCCCCGGCGTGCTCTATCTCCTCACCCTCTGGTATCCCCAGGCGCATCGCGCGCGGATGGTCGGGCTGTTCATGATCGCCAGCGCGTTCGCCAATGCCGTGGGATCGCTGATCGGCGGCGCATTGCTGGAACTGGACGGTCTGGCGGGGCTCGCCGGATGGCAATGGGTGTTTATCGCCACCGGTCTGCCGCCAGTGCTGCTCGCCCCCGTGGTGCTGTGGAAGCTGCCCAGCACACCCGCCGCAGCGAACTGGCTTAGCGCAGCCGAGAAACAGTGGCTGTCCACAACGCTGACCGCAGAAGCTCCCGCCGGAGACCCCGGCTCAGCCTGGCGCGCGCTTACCGATCCGCGCGTCCTCCTGCTCTCCATCCTCTATTTCGCAATGCCGCTCGGCGCCTATGGCCTCAGCTACTGGCTACCCACGATCGTCAAGGAATTCGGCGCGTCGAACATCCAGAACGGCCTCATCAACGTCATCCCCTGGATCCTCGTCGCGGTCGCACTCTGGGCCGTTCCTCGCCACGCCGCGCGGTGGGGAGCGAGCCGCTGGCATATCGCCGCACCGATGCTGGTCGCAGCCGCCGGGTTTCTCGCCAGCGTTGCGCTCCCGGGAGGGCCGCTCAAATTCGCCTGCCTCTGCATCGCCGCCGCCGCGATCTTCTCCGCCCAGCCGGTCTTCTGGAGCGTGCCGCAGGGCCTGCTGCGCGGCGCCCATGCCGCAGCCGGGCTGGCGGTCATCAACTCGGTCGGCAATCTCGGCGGCTTTGCAGCGCAGAACGCGGTGCCGATGGTCCGCGACTATACAGGCAGCACCCTCGCCCCCATGGCGATGCTCGCGGGCGTGCTCACGGTCGGCGCGCTGGCCTTTCTGATCGTGCTGCCGCGCCTTGGAGTAGGACGCCGGACTGGTTGA
- the argC gene encoding N-acetyl-gamma-glutamyl-phosphate reductase codes for MTVSVFIDGAAGTTGLEIRERLAGRDEIALIALDDAQRKNAKKRAEALNAANFVILCLPDDAAREAVSLINNPETRVIDASTAHRVADGWTYGFPELEPAQAQRIAEAPRVSNPGCWPTGFLALVRPLVRAGLVPPEWSVTVSGASGYSGGGKTMIAEFEDGTETTGFRSYGLDLDHKHLPEMQKHARMEHPPIFMPAVARAYRGMLIEVPLALYYLPRKPSPAQIAQVLADAYRDSPIVRVVEDDGETRLVRLEEDAGTDRLSVRVFGSPDRSHARLIATLDNLGKGAAGAAVQNLNIMAGFDQTAGLVL; via the coding sequence ATGACGGTATCGGTTTTCATCGACGGCGCAGCGGGGACGACCGGCCTCGAAATCCGTGAACGCCTCGCCGGGCGCGACGAGATCGCATTGATCGCACTCGACGATGCCCAGCGCAAGAATGCGAAAAAGCGCGCCGAAGCGCTTAACGCCGCAAACTTCGTCATCCTCTGCCTGCCCGACGATGCGGCGCGGGAGGCCGTTTCGCTGATCAACAATCCGGAGACCCGGGTCATCGACGCCTCGACCGCGCATCGCGTCGCCGACGGCTGGACCTATGGATTCCCTGAACTCGAACCCGCCCAGGCCCAGCGGATTGCCGAGGCACCGCGCGTCTCTAATCCCGGCTGCTGGCCGACCGGCTTCCTCGCGCTGGTCCGCCCCCTCGTCCGCGCCGGTCTCGTCCCTCCTGAATGGTCGGTCACCGTCAGCGGCGCTTCGGGCTATTCGGGCGGCGGCAAGACGATGATCGCCGAATTCGAGGACGGGACGGAGACTACGGGATTCCGTTCCTACGGCCTCGATCTCGACCACAAGCATCTTCCCGAAATGCAGAAACATGCCCGCATGGAGCATCCCCCGATCTTCATGCCTGCGGTCGCCCGCGCCTATCGCGGCATGTTGATCGAGGTGCCGCTCGCCCTTTATTACCTCCCGCGCAAGCCATCGCCCGCGCAAATTGCGCAGGTGCTGGCCGACGCCTATCGCGACTCACCGATCGTACGCGTGGTCGAGGATGACGGCGAAACCCGGCTTGTCCGGCTGGAGGAGGATGCGGGGACCGATCGCCTGTCGGTCCGCGTGTTCGGAAGCCCCGACCGCAGCCATGCGCGCCTGATCGCGACGCTCGACAATCTGGGCAAGGGTGCGGCCGGCGCGGCAGTGCAGAATCTCAACATCATGGCCGGGTTCGACCAGACGGCGGGGCTGGTGCTTTGA
- the zwf gene encoding glucose-6-phosphate dehydrogenase, whose protein sequence is MRQPFGKLLLFGATGDLAQRMLIPSLYGLHADDLLPEDLTITGTARSTLSDAEYRDFCAKALETFLPEDRKDADAIASFLYRIQYQPLDASTIEGFDDLAKKLGDISSGLAIFLSTAPKLFEPTIKGLASAGLAGDNVRIGLEKPLGTDLPSSREINDAVASVFPEDRTFRIDHYLGKETVQNILALRFGNALFEPIWNATGIDHVEITVSETVGLEGRAGYYDDVGALRDMVQNHILQLLALIAMEPPARFDGTAIRDEKVKVLRSLRPIIGQEAANLTVTGQYTGGASTGKIVAGYAEELEKPSRTETFVAIKAHVDNWRWQGVPFYLRTGKRMTERRSEIVVQFKPVPHSIFAERGGVLQSNTLIIRIQPEEYVRLLVMAKEPGLDREGIRLREVPLNLSLDTEFAGTRRRIAYERLLLDLIEGDPTLFVRRDEVEAQWAWIDAIREGWDMADVKPKPYASGTWGPSAAIALTERDGVTWNE, encoded by the coding sequence ATGCGACAGCCATTCGGCAAGCTGCTGCTGTTCGGAGCCACGGGCGACCTGGCCCAGCGGATGCTGATCCCTTCGCTTTACGGCCTCCACGCCGATGATCTCCTGCCCGAAGACCTGACGATCACGGGGACCGCGCGGTCAACGCTGTCAGATGCCGAGTATCGCGATTTCTGTGCCAAGGCGCTGGAAACCTTCCTGCCCGAGGACCGCAAGGACGCGGACGCGATCGCCAGCTTCCTCTACCGCATCCAGTATCAGCCGCTCGACGCCTCGACGATCGAGGGGTTCGACGATCTCGCGAAAAAGCTCGGCGACATCTCCAGCGGTCTCGCCATCTTCCTGTCGACCGCGCCCAAGCTGTTCGAGCCGACGATCAAGGGTCTCGCCTCGGCGGGGCTTGCGGGCGACAATGTCCGGATCGGCCTCGAAAAGCCGCTGGGCACCGACCTGCCGTCCAGCCGCGAGATCAACGACGCGGTCGCCAGCGTCTTCCCCGAAGACCGCACCTTTCGCATCGACCATTATCTCGGCAAGGAAACCGTCCAGAACATCCTCGCATTGCGCTTCGGCAATGCGCTGTTCGAGCCGATCTGGAACGCGACCGGGATCGACCATGTCGAGATCACCGTCTCTGAAACCGTCGGGCTTGAGGGGCGTGCGGGCTATTATGACGATGTCGGCGCGCTGCGCGACATGGTCCAGAACCACATCCTCCAGCTGCTCGCGCTGATCGCAATGGAACCCCCTGCCCGCTTCGACGGCACCGCAATCCGCGACGAAAAGGTCAAGGTGCTGCGCTCGCTCCGCCCCATCATCGGCCAGGAAGCGGCGAACCTCACCGTCACCGGCCAATATACTGGCGGCGCGTCGACCGGAAAGATCGTCGCGGGCTATGCCGAGGAACTCGAAAAACCCTCGCGCACCGAAACCTTCGTCGCGATCAAGGCGCATGTCGATAACTGGCGCTGGCAGGGCGTGCCCTTCTACCTGCGCACCGGCAAGCGGATGACCGAACGGCGCAGCGAGATCGTCGTCCAGTTCAAGCCCGTCCCCCATTCGATCTTCGCCGAGCGCGGCGGCGTGCTCCAATCGAACACGCTGATCATCCGTATCCAGCCGGAGGAATATGTCCGCCTCCTGGTCATGGCCAAAGAACCCGGCCTCGACCGCGAGGGCATCCGCCTGCGCGAAGTGCCGCTCAACCTCAGCCTCGACACCGAATTTGCCGGCACGCGCCGCCGCATCGCCTATGAACGGCTGTTGCTTGACCTGATCGAGGGCGACCCCACCTTGTTCGTGCGCCGCGACGAGGTGGAGGCGCAATGGGCCTGGATCGATGCGATCCGCGAAGGCTGGGACATGGCGGACGTCAAGCCCAAACCCTATGCCTCGGGCACTTGGGGTCCCTCCGCCGCGATCGCGCTCACCGAACGCGACGGCGTGACCTGGAACGAATAG
- the pgl gene encoding 6-phosphogluconolactonase, whose translation MAEEIEWWDYEDADEWSDALAGDIGFIIESAIDARGGAVIALAGGKTPAPIYEKLASAKLDWKRVTIVPTDDRIVPLGDPLSNVTALGKVFIPKGARVVPLVSEKAEDYKAVGRAADARLADHHWPLDLVLLGMGADGHTASIFPGPDLDEALNGPKERRALGVMPDPLPPEAPVARVTLSSAAIANAKSLMIAISGAEKRKVLEQAIKQGASSSYPIGRVLAETELPVDIHWLEG comes from the coding sequence ATGGCCGAAGAAATCGAATGGTGGGACTATGAGGACGCCGACGAGTGGAGCGATGCGCTTGCGGGCGATATCGGCTTCATCATCGAAAGCGCGATCGACGCCCGCGGCGGCGCGGTAATCGCGCTGGCGGGCGGCAAGACGCCTGCCCCCATCTATGAAAAGCTCGCTTCGGCGAAGCTCGACTGGAAACGGGTGACGATCGTCCCCACCGACGACCGCATCGTCCCGCTGGGCGACCCGCTGTCGAACGTCACCGCCCTTGGCAAGGTGTTCATCCCCAAGGGCGCGCGCGTCGTCCCGCTGGTGAGTGAGAAGGCGGAGGATTACAAAGCGGTTGGTCGCGCCGCCGATGCGCGGCTCGCCGATCATCACTGGCCGCTCGACCTCGTCTTGCTCGGCATGGGCGCGGACGGCCACACCGCCTCGATCTTCCCCGGCCCCGACCTCGACGAGGCGCTCAACGGGCCGAAAGAGCGTCGCGCGCTCGGCGTGATGCCCGATCCGCTGCCGCCCGAGGCGCCGGTCGCACGCGTCACCCTCTCATCCGCCGCGATCGCCAACGCCAAGTCGCTGATGATCGCGATCTCCGGCGCCGAAAAGCGCAAGGTGCTCGAGCAGGCGATCAAGCAGGGCGCGTCCAGCAGCTACCCGATCGGCCGCGTGCTGGCCGAGACCGAATTGCCGGTCGATATTCACTGGCTGGAGGGATGA
- the edd gene encoding phosphogluconate dehydratase has translation MTQLHPEIAAVTDRVIERSKERRAAYRDLMTQQREGGTSRRGLGCANLAHAYAGTDEQRDAMKPANRMNIGIVTAYNDMLSAHAPYYRYPEQMKIWALEAGATAQVAGGVPAMCDGVTQGYSGMELSLFSRDTIALSTTVALSHNTFEGAALLGICDKIVPGLLMGALRFGHLPMILIPAGPMRTGIANKEKARVRELYAEGKASREELLESEIAAYHGKGTCTFYGTANSNQMMMEAMGLHVPGASFINPGTKLRQELTKAAVQRLPQIGWDGDDYRPIGEVVDERAIVNAAIVLLATGGSTNHLIHLPAIARAAGILIDWEDFDRLSRSVPLLARVYPNGSADVNGFEDAGGPTFVIRELLKAGILHGDTLTTFGDGLAAYGRKPVLENDALAWSDHGEASGDDSIVRTIDAPFSPEGGFRILSGNLGRACIKVSAVERDRWTIEAPCRVFHTQQAVQDAFKAGELDRDVVVVVRFQGPRANGMPELHKLTPPLGVLQNRGFRVALVTDGRMSGASGKVPAAIHLSPEALGGGPIGKLRDGDIVRVCAETGELAALVDPVEWEARDLAAAPPPDLGSGRELFAMMRHGASEAEAGGSAMLAAAGL, from the coding sequence ATGACCCAACTCCACCCCGAAATCGCCGCCGTCACCGACCGCGTCATCGAGCGTTCGAAGGAACGCCGCGCCGCCTATCGCGACCTGATGACGCAGCAGCGCGAGGGCGGCACCAGCCGCCGTGGCCTCGGCTGCGCCAACCTCGCCCATGCCTATGCCGGGACGGACGAGCAGCGCGACGCGATGAAGCCCGCGAACCGCATGAATATCGGGATCGTCACCGCCTATAACGACATGCTCTCCGCCCACGCACCCTATTACCGCTATCCCGAACAGATGAAGATCTGGGCGCTCGAAGCCGGCGCCACGGCGCAGGTCGCGGGCGGCGTGCCGGCGATGTGCGATGGCGTGACGCAGGGCTATTCGGGCATGGAACTGTCGCTGTTCAGCCGCGACACCATCGCGCTGTCGACCACGGTGGCGCTCAGCCACAATACGTTCGAGGGCGCTGCCCTGCTCGGCATCTGCGACAAGATCGTTCCCGGCCTCCTCATGGGCGCCCTGCGCTTCGGTCATCTCCCGATGATCCTGATCCCTGCCGGGCCGATGCGAACCGGCATCGCCAACAAGGAAAAGGCCCGCGTCCGCGAACTTTATGCTGAGGGCAAAGCGAGCCGCGAGGAGCTGCTCGAATCCGAAATCGCCGCCTATCACGGCAAGGGTACCTGCACCTTTTACGGCACCGCCAATTCCAACCAGATGATGATGGAGGCAATGGGCCTCCACGTCCCCGGCGCGTCGTTCATCAATCCCGGCACCAAGCTACGTCAGGAACTGACGAAGGCGGCGGTGCAGCGGCTGCCCCAGATCGGCTGGGACGGCGACGATTACCGTCCGATCGGTGAGGTCGTGGACGAGCGTGCGATCGTCAACGCGGCGATCGTGCTGCTCGCCACCGGCGGGTCGACCAACCATCTGATCCACCTGCCCGCCATCGCGCGTGCGGCAGGCATCCTGATCGATTGGGAGGATTTCGACCGCCTCTCGCGCAGCGTGCCCCTCCTCGCCCGCGTCTATCCCAATGGCTCGGCGGATGTGAATGGGTTCGAGGATGCGGGCGGGCCTACGTTCGTGATCCGCGAGCTTCTCAAGGCGGGCATCCTCCATGGCGACACGCTGACCACCTTCGGCGACGGACTCGCCGCCTATGGTAGGAAGCCGGTGCTGGAGAACGACGCGCTCGCTTGGTCAGACCATGGCGAGGCCAGCGGCGACGACAGCATTGTCCGGACGATCGACGCCCCCTTCTCACCCGAAGGCGGCTTCCGCATTCTGTCGGGCAATCTAGGCCGCGCTTGCATCAAGGTCAGCGCGGTGGAGCGCGACCGCTGGACGATCGAGGCCCCCTGCCGCGTATTCCATACGCAACAGGCGGTGCAGGACGCGTTCAAGGCGGGCGAACTCGATCGCGACGTCGTGGTCGTCGTCCGCTTTCAGGGGCCGCGCGCCAACGGGATGCCCGAGCTGCACAAGCTGACCCCGCCGCTCGGCGTCCTTCAGAATCGCGGCTTCCGTGTCGCACTCGTCACCGACGGGCGCATGTCCGGCGCGTCGGGCAAGGTCCCGGCCGCGATCCACCTCTCGCCCGAGGCGCTGGGCGGCGGCCCGATCGGCAAGCTCCGCGATGGAGATATCGTGCGTGTTTGCGCGGAGACCGGCGAACTCGCCGCGTTGGTCGATCCGGTCGAATGGGAAGCAAGGGATCTCGCCGCCGCGCCGCCGCCGGATCTGGGCAGCGGCCGCGAGCTGTTCGCGATGATGCGTCACGGCGCGAGCGAGGCCGAAGCCGGCGGATCGGCAATGCTCGCCGCGGCTGGGTTGTGA
- a CDS encoding DUF5694 domain-containing protein: protein MFAPVLTLLALAVATPQTFDPAREQPPLDPPNQVLVLGTPHLSGIPADHYPDTLEPLLAKLAAYRPQIITIEALSGAQCAYLRTYPARWKSTVADYCWDPAPARAATGLDVPEAVVESERLLAALGPNPAPAARRRLAATFLAAGERASALVQWLRLPAGERIAADGLDAALVEVLEKVRVRHNEDYAIAAPLAARLGLDRLHYVDDHTSDFVIADEAAFGTAIQAQWDNEASRQRKAADAKLMAGMKSPGGLLAAYRGYNDPRTFSLIYRSDFGAALRDPSPQRFGRQYVGSWEVRNLRMVAKIRETLVTAPGSRVLTIVGASHKPYFDAYLRQMHDVRLVDAETVLK from the coding sequence ATGTTCGCACCAGTCCTCACGCTCCTGGCGCTCGCCGTCGCCACACCGCAGACCTTCGACCCCGCTCGGGAACAGCCGCCGCTCGACCCGCCGAACCAGGTCCTGGTGCTCGGCACGCCCCACCTCTCCGGCATCCCCGCCGATCACTATCCCGACACGCTCGAGCCGCTGCTTGCCAAACTGGCGGCCTATCGGCCCCAGATCATCACGATCGAGGCGCTGTCCGGCGCGCAATGCGCCTATCTGCGCACCTATCCCGCACGGTGGAAGAGCACCGTAGCGGACTATTGCTGGGACCCTGCTCCCGCCCGCGCCGCGACCGGCCTCGACGTCCCGGAAGCCGTCGTCGAATCGGAACGGCTGCTCGCCGCGCTAGGTCCGAACCCCGCACCCGCTGCGCGCCGCCGCCTCGCCGCCACGTTCCTCGCAGCGGGTGAGCGCGCCTCTGCACTCGTCCAATGGCTCCGCCTGCCCGCAGGCGAACGCATCGCGGCGGACGGGCTCGACGCCGCGCTGGTCGAGGTGCTTGAGAAGGTCCGGGTCCGGCACAATGAGGATTATGCGATCGCCGCCCCGCTCGCGGCCCGGCTCGGGCTCGATCGCCTCCACTATGTCGATGACCACACGTCGGACTTCGTGATCGCCGACGAAGCCGCGTTCGGCACCGCCATCCAGGCGCAGTGGGACAATGAAGCGAGCAGGCAGCGCAAGGCCGCCGACGCGAAGCTGATGGCGGGCATGAAATCGCCCGGTGGGCTGCTCGCCGCCTATCGCGGCTACAACGATCCCCGGACCTTCTCGCTGATCTACCGCAGCGACTTCGGGGCCGCGCTCCGCGACCCGTCGCCCCAGCGCTTCGGACGGCAATATGTCGGCAGCTGGGAAGTCCGCAACCTGCGCATGGTCGCCAAAATCCGCGAAACGCTCGTCACCGCGCCGGGTTCGCGCGTGCTCACCATCGTCGGCGCATCGCACAAGCCCTATTTCGACGCCTATCTGCGCCAGATGCATGACGTCCGGCTGGTCGATGCGGAGACCGTGCTGAAATAA
- the eda gene encoding bifunctional 4-hydroxy-2-oxoglutarate aldolase/2-dehydro-3-deoxy-phosphogluconate aldolase codes for MSPIANIETIMRTSAVIPVLVIDDAATARPLAEALVAGGLKVLEVTMRTPAALDAIREMKKVEGAIVGAGTVVNTDQFAQVMDAGAEFIVSPGLTERLGRVIVDSGVPFLPGVANAGDIMRGYDLGLRHFKFFPAETSGGLKALKALAAPFYEAKFCPTGGITPATAPDWLGFDPVLCVGGSWVTPKGASMAEVQALAQEAAAMR; via the coding sequence ATGAGCCCAATTGCGAACATCGAAACCATCATGCGGACCAGCGCGGTCATCCCCGTCCTCGTCATCGACGACGCGGCGACCGCCCGCCCGCTGGCCGAAGCGCTGGTCGCGGGTGGTCTCAAGGTGCTCGAAGTGACAATGCGCACCCCGGCCGCGCTCGACGCGATCCGCGAGATGAAGAAGGTCGAGGGCGCGATCGTCGGCGCGGGGACGGTGGTGAACACCGATCAGTTCGCGCAGGTGATGGATGCGGGCGCCGAATTCATCGTCTCGCCGGGCCTGACCGAACGGTTGGGCCGGGTGATCGTCGACAGCGGCGTCCCCTTCCTTCCCGGCGTCGCCAATGCCGGTGACATCATGCGCGGCTACGACCTCGGCCTGCGCCACTTCAAATTCTTCCCGGCGGAGACCAGCGGCGGGCTGAAGGCGCTCAAGGCGCTCGCCGCCCCCTTTTACGAAGCCAAATTCTGCCCCACCGGCGGCATCACCCCCGCCACCGCCCCCGACTGGCTCGGTTTCGATCCAGTCCTGTGCGTCGGCGGCAGCTGGGTAACGCCCAAGGGTGCAAGCATGGCCGAAGTTCAGGCGCTTGCGCAGGAGGCGGCGGCGATGCGTTGA